Proteins encoded in a region of the Scrofimicrobium sp. R131 genome:
- a CDS encoding DNA-directed RNA polymerase subunit alpha, whose translation MLIAQRPVLTEEVVNENRSRFTLEPLEPGFGYTLGNSLRRTLLSSIPGAAVTSIYIEGVEHEFRTIEGVKEDVSEIILNVKQLVLSSENDEPVLMYLRKQGPGEVTAADIVPPAGVEVHNPDLHIATLNEHGKLEIELTVERGRGYVTAAQNKDLDGKKSLIPVDSIYSPVLKVTYKVEATRVEQRTDFDKLIIDVETKPAIAPRDAIASAGKTLVELFGLARDLNIEAEGIEIGPTVTDETLAADLALPIESLNLQSRSYNALRRRGILTVGELVAHSEADLLDIRNFGTKSIEEIKESLASLGMVLKDSQMPGGADADGGSIFSDTPAI comes from the coding sequence GTGCTCATTGCACAGCGACCCGTTTTGACCGAAGAGGTTGTGAACGAGAACCGGTCCCGGTTCACCCTGGAGCCCCTGGAGCCTGGCTTCGGCTACACCCTGGGCAACTCATTGCGCCGCACGCTGCTGTCCTCCATTCCGGGGGCCGCAGTGACCTCGATCTACATCGAAGGGGTGGAGCACGAGTTCCGCACCATCGAGGGGGTCAAGGAAGATGTTTCGGAGATCATCCTGAACGTCAAGCAGCTGGTACTGTCCTCGGAAAATGATGAGCCGGTCCTGATGTACCTGCGCAAGCAGGGGCCCGGCGAAGTGACCGCGGCGGACATTGTCCCGCCCGCGGGCGTGGAAGTGCATAACCCCGACCTGCACATTGCGACTCTGAACGAGCACGGAAAGCTCGAAATTGAGTTGACGGTGGAGCGGGGCCGCGGTTACGTTACCGCCGCTCAGAACAAGGATCTGGACGGGAAGAAGTCCCTCATTCCGGTGGACTCCATCTACTCGCCAGTTCTGAAGGTCACCTACAAGGTGGAGGCGACCCGTGTTGAGCAGCGGACCGACTTCGATAAGCTGATCATCGACGTGGAGACCAAGCCGGCAATTGCGCCGCGCGACGCGATTGCTTCCGCGGGCAAGACCCTGGTCGAGCTGTTCGGCCTGGCACGGGATCTGAACATCGAGGCGGAGGGCATTGAAATTGGCCCCACCGTTACCGACGAAACGCTGGCCGCTGACCTGGCCCTGCCGATCGAGAGCCTGAACCTGCAGTCCCGGTCCTACAACGCTCTGCGTCGGCGCGGTATCCTCACGGTCGGTGAGCTGGTGGCGCACTCCGAAGCGGACCTGTTGGACATTCGGAACTTCGGGACCAAGTCCATCGAAGAGATCAAAGAGTCCCTGGCCTCCCTGGGCATGGTGCTCAAAGACTCGCAGATGCCCGGCGGGGCGGATGCCGATGGCGGCTCGATCTTCAGTGACACGCCGGCCATCTAA
- the rpsI gene encoding 30S ribosomal protein S9 — MAETTEVIELEEENAPSSYTSETPSAPQGAGQSITAPGAGLGRRKEAVARVRLVPGTGQWKINGRTLEDYFPNKLHQQLVRSPFVLLDVDGRFDVIARIGGGGISGQAGALRMGISRALNEIDRDANRATLKKAGFLTRDSRAVERKKAGLKKARKASQYSKR, encoded by the coding sequence GTGGCAGAGACCACCGAAGTAATCGAGCTGGAAGAGGAGAACGCCCCCAGCTCGTACACCAGCGAGACCCCCAGTGCCCCCCAGGGCGCCGGGCAGTCCATCACCGCTCCGGGCGCTGGCCTGGGACGGCGAAAGGAAGCTGTCGCCCGCGTGCGACTGGTCCCCGGTACCGGCCAGTGGAAGATCAATGGCCGCACCCTGGAGGACTACTTCCCCAACAAGCTGCACCAGCAGCTGGTTCGGTCCCCCTTCGTCCTGCTGGACGTGGACGGGCGCTTTGACGTGATCGCTCGCATTGGCGGCGGCGGCATCTCCGGCCAGGCCGGGGCCCTGCGGATGGGTATTTCCCGCGCCCTGAACGAGATTGATCGCGACGCGAACCGCGCCACCCTGAAGAAGGCTGGCTTCCTGACCCGCGACTCGCGCGCGGTGGAACGCAAGAAGGCCGGCCTGAAGAAGGCCCGCAAGGCCTCGCAGTACTCCAAGCGCTAA
- the truA gene encoding tRNA pseudouridine(38-40) synthase TruA has protein sequence MAGLSVADLQRLRLDLAYDGTFFHGWAAQPGLRTVQGDLEEALATVLRRPVQLTVAGRTDAGVHAAAQVAHLDVNEAEAGQLTVRRLQGLLDRLEDRYWRQGSFPERPGGTGDIVLRSITPVSQEFDARFSATARHYRYRIADRSSLRDPASRWSTWWSPSELDQELMNTGAQQLCGEWDFLSFCRPREGATTIRTLRHLTVTRDEADGTLAVEVSADAFCHSMVRTLVGALVEVGRGHRTLDWLAELVRHPSRQWGVPVVPARGLTLVGVDYPPREQWAERAREARRRRDSEESGTVPPSL, from the coding sequence ATGGCAGGACTGAGCGTGGCCGATCTTCAGCGCCTGCGCCTGGACCTGGCTTACGACGGCACTTTCTTTCACGGGTGGGCCGCGCAGCCGGGCCTACGGACGGTTCAGGGTGACCTGGAGGAAGCCCTGGCCACGGTCTTGCGGCGTCCGGTCCAGCTGACGGTGGCGGGCCGGACCGACGCGGGTGTCCACGCGGCCGCCCAGGTGGCTCACTTGGACGTGAACGAGGCGGAGGCGGGCCAGTTGACCGTCCGCCGCCTCCAGGGGCTCCTGGACCGGCTCGAGGACCGGTACTGGCGCCAGGGGAGTTTTCCGGAGCGGCCCGGTGGAACCGGTGACATTGTCCTGCGAAGTATTACTCCGGTCTCTCAGGAGTTTGACGCCCGCTTCAGCGCCACTGCCCGCCACTATCGCTACCGGATTGCCGACCGGTCCTCCCTCCGGGATCCAGCCAGCCGCTGGTCCACCTGGTGGAGTCCGAGCGAGCTGGATCAGGAGCTGATGAACACCGGAGCCCAGCAGTTGTGTGGAGAGTGGGATTTCCTGTCGTTTTGTCGGCCCCGCGAAGGCGCCACCACCATCCGAACCCTTCGTCACCTGACCGTCACCCGGGACGAGGCGGATGGAACCTTGGCGGTGGAAGTTTCGGCCGACGCCTTTTGTCACTCGATGGTCCGCACCCTGGTCGGGGCGCTGGTCGAGGTGGGGCGGGGGCACCGGACGCTGGACTGGCTGGCAGAGCTGGTGCGCCACCCCTCGCGCCAGTGGGGGGTCCCGGTGGTTCCGGCTCGCGGCCTGACCCTAGTCGGGGTGGACTATCCACCTCGTGAACAGTGGGCCGAACGGGCGCGGGAGGCTCGCCGCCGACGCGACAGTGAGGAATCGGGCACAGTTCCGCCAAGCCTTTGA
- a CDS encoding ADP/ATP-dependent (S)-NAD(P)H-hydrate dehydratase, with amino-acid sequence MNRVLSAGEVADLLPEPTEADHKYTRGTVTLVTGSSTYPGAGVLSVGGALGAGAGFVRFAGSERAADLVLSRFPEVVLAPGGADALVIGCGWDESLRDPARQALAEHAGPVVLDAGALLDRGLRAEVGTPAVLTPHPGEARRLWEQVGGGGPLPTDLTEAARALSGATGSTVVLKSARTLVATPDRVWEYRARTAWPGVAGAGDVLAGVIGSVLARHWQAQTTANLGDVVAAAVWLHGEAGAHAAGLTSAGAPTHPIRASDIIRGLAPAWQSLPRG; translated from the coding sequence ATGAACCGAGTTCTGAGTGCGGGTGAGGTGGCCGACCTGCTGCCCGAGCCGACCGAGGCCGACCACAAGTACACCCGCGGGACGGTCACGCTGGTGACCGGCTCCTCGACCTATCCGGGGGCGGGGGTACTTTCGGTTGGGGGAGCGCTCGGGGCGGGGGCCGGGTTTGTTCGATTTGCCGGCTCCGAGCGGGCCGCCGACCTGGTGCTGTCCCGGTTTCCCGAGGTGGTGCTGGCACCCGGGGGTGCCGACGCGCTGGTGATCGGTTGCGGCTGGGATGAGAGTTTGCGGGATCCGGCTCGCCAAGCGCTGGCGGAGCACGCGGGCCCGGTGGTGCTCGATGCGGGGGCGCTGCTGGACCGGGGACTGCGGGCCGAGGTGGGTACCCCCGCGGTACTCACCCCGCACCCGGGGGAGGCGCGCCGGCTGTGGGAGCAGGTGGGTGGGGGCGGGCCCCTGCCGACTGACCTGACCGAGGCGGCCCGGGCTTTGTCGGGGGCCACCGGCTCGACCGTGGTCCTCAAAAGTGCGCGCACCCTGGTGGCCACGCCGGACCGGGTCTGGGAATACCGGGCGCGCACCGCCTGGCCCGGGGTGGCAGGGGCGGGGGACGTCCTGGCCGGGGTGATCGGGTCGGTGCTGGCCCGTCATTGGCAGGCCCAAACGACTGCTAATCTGGGGGATGTTGTCGCTGCGGCCGTCTGGCTCCACGGGGAGGCGGGCGCGCATGCCGCCGGGCTCACCTCGGCGGGGGCACCGACCCACCCAATCCGGGCCAGCGACATCATCCGAGGGTTGGCTCCCGCCTGGCAGAGCCTGCCGCGGGGGTGA
- the rpsK gene encoding 30S ribosomal protein S11, whose product MAQNSRANASRKPRRKERRNVTHGQAHIRSTFNNTIVSITDPTGAVIASSSSGQVGFKGSRKSTPFAAQLAAEAAARRAQEQGMKKVDVFVKGPGSGRETAIRSLQAAGLEVGSIQDVTPQAHNGCRPPKRRRG is encoded by the coding sequence ATGGCTCAGAACTCTCGCGCGAACGCTTCGCGCAAGCCGCGTCGTAAGGAACGGCGCAACGTAACTCACGGTCAGGCACACATTCGCTCGACCTTCAACAACACCATTGTTTCCATCACCGACCCGACCGGGGCCGTGATCGCCTCGTCCTCTTCCGGCCAGGTTGGATTCAAGGGTTCCCGCAAGTCCACCCCCTTCGCAGCTCAGCTGGCGGCCGAGGCGGCTGCCCGTCGGGCCCAGGAGCAGGGCATGAAGAAGGTTGACGTCTTCGTCAAGGGTCCCGGCTCCGGCCGCGAGACCGCGATCCGTTCCCTCCAGGCCGCCGGTCTGGAAGTTGGGTCGATCCAGGACGTCACCCCGCAGGCACACAACGGCTGCCGGCCCCCCAAGCGTCGCCGCGGCTAG
- a CDS encoding ROK family protein, which yields MTSQPVLTLCIDCGGGGIKGSVVDQYGNLAAPAQRIQTPYPLPPNLLVEIVQRHADNLPAADRITVGMPGMIRHGRVIATPHYITKDGPRSKVIPGLVEEWKNFDMQLAVHQQLGLPTLVLNDAEVAGAGVITGTGLEMIITLGTGLGNAVFDSGHLAPHVEVSQGFVRWGLTYDSYIGEHERLRLGDAHWSRRVRRIVDGLRPMYLWDRLYLGGGNSKRITQSHLEKIGDDVVIVPNDAGIFGGVRVWEWQD from the coding sequence ATGACCAGTCAACCGGTATTGACCCTGTGCATCGACTGCGGTGGGGGAGGAATCAAAGGCTCGGTGGTGGACCAGTATGGGAACCTGGCCGCCCCCGCCCAGCGGATCCAAACCCCCTACCCGCTGCCGCCGAACCTGCTGGTGGAGATCGTCCAACGCCACGCTGACAATCTGCCCGCCGCCGACCGGATCACGGTCGGAATGCCCGGGATGATCCGCCACGGCCGGGTGATTGCCACCCCGCACTACATCACCAAGGACGGCCCCCGATCCAAGGTGATTCCGGGCCTGGTGGAAGAGTGGAAGAACTTCGACATGCAGTTGGCCGTTCATCAGCAGTTGGGGTTGCCGACCCTGGTGCTCAACGATGCCGAGGTGGCCGGGGCCGGGGTGATCACCGGGACCGGGCTGGAAATGATCATTACCCTGGGAACCGGGCTGGGCAATGCCGTTTTTGATTCAGGCCACCTGGCTCCGCACGTGGAAGTGTCCCAGGGGTTTGTGCGCTGGGGCCTGACCTACGACTCCTACATTGGGGAGCACGAGCGGCTCCGGCTGGGGGACGCCCACTGGTCGCGCCGGGTCCGCCGGATTGTTGACGGCCTCCGACCGATGTACCTGTGGGATCGACTCTACCTGGGCGGGGGCAACTCCAAACGGATCACGCAGAGCCACCTCGAAAAGATCGGTGACGACGTAGTGATCGTGCCCAACGATGCGGGGATCTTCGGCGGTGTTCGAGTCTGGGAATGGCAGGACTGA
- the coaA gene encoding type I pantothenate kinase: MEFVDEIPGGRAPVAPFEEFTRAQWASLATRTPLPLTEEDVERIASLGDPIDLAEVDAIYRPLSAVLQLYVDGIRRIGMQQRTLLRGPARPPTPFVIGVGGSVAVGKSTVSRLLRLLLSRWPRTPQVELVTTDGFLFPNAELQARGLMQRKGFPESYDRAALLKFVAEIKSGAEEVTAPVYSHVTYDIVPGEQIVVRRPDILIVEGLNVFQPARVGPDTPGVSLADYFDFRIFVDAEVHNIEEWYVNRFLQLRGSAFTDPHSYFHTYADLSDAEAISTARGIWRSTNLPNLVDNIAPTKSRATLVLHKDASHRVARTFLRKI; the protein is encoded by the coding sequence GTGGAATTTGTCGACGAAATCCCCGGGGGACGAGCCCCGGTAGCTCCTTTCGAGGAGTTTACCCGAGCCCAGTGGGCCAGTTTGGCGACCCGGACCCCCCTCCCGCTGACCGAAGAGGACGTCGAGCGGATTGCCTCCCTGGGGGACCCAATCGACCTGGCGGAAGTGGACGCCATTTATCGGCCACTTTCAGCGGTGCTCCAATTGTACGTCGACGGGATCCGGCGGATCGGAATGCAGCAGCGCACGTTGCTGCGGGGGCCGGCCCGCCCACCCACCCCGTTCGTAATTGGTGTCGGCGGCTCGGTGGCGGTCGGCAAGTCCACGGTCTCCCGCCTACTGCGGCTACTGCTCTCCCGCTGGCCCCGGACCCCGCAGGTCGAACTGGTCACCACTGACGGGTTCCTGTTCCCCAACGCGGAGTTGCAGGCTCGCGGCCTGATGCAGCGCAAAGGCTTCCCCGAGTCCTACGACCGGGCCGCCCTGCTGAAGTTCGTCGCCGAAATCAAGAGCGGGGCCGAAGAGGTCACCGCCCCCGTCTACTCCCACGTCACCTACGACATCGTCCCGGGCGAACAGATCGTGGTTCGCCGCCCGGACATTTTGATCGTCGAAGGACTGAACGTGTTCCAGCCGGCCCGGGTCGGACCGGACACGCCCGGGGTGTCCCTGGCTGACTACTTTGACTTCCGCATTTTCGTCGACGCGGAGGTGCACAACATTGAGGAATGGTACGTAAACCGGTTCCTGCAACTGCGCGGGTCCGCGTTCACGGATCCGCACTCGTACTTCCACACCTACGCGGACCTGTCGGACGCGGAAGCGATCAGCACGGCGCGCGGCATTTGGCGGAGCACCAACCTGCCGAACCTGGTTGACAACATTGCGCCAACGAAATCGCGGGCCACCCTGGTGCTCCATAAGGACGCATCGCACCGAGTGGCCCGCACATTCCTGCGGAAAATCTAG
- the rplQ gene encoding 50S ribosomal protein L17, which translates to MPTPKKGPRLGGSPSHQRHILSNLAKQLIENGQITTTEAKAKTLQPYFEKMVTKAKRGDIHSRRLVLKKLRDKDAVYQLFDEVVPSLDEAREGGYTRITRVGNRKGDNAPMAVIEIVTERVAKKAVVKEATQATKAAAKPAAKEEPTVEEPAEEVTEEVTEAEEAAEEAK; encoded by the coding sequence ATGCCCACCCCTAAGAAGGGACCCCGCCTCGGCGGCAGCCCGTCGCACCAGCGTCACATTCTGTCCAACCTGGCCAAGCAGCTGATTGAGAACGGCCAGATCACCACTACCGAAGCCAAGGCGAAGACTCTGCAGCCTTACTTCGAGAAGATGGTGACCAAGGCGAAGCGCGGGGATATCCACTCCCGCCGCCTCGTCCTGAAGAAGCTGCGGGACAAGGACGCCGTCTACCAGCTGTTCGATGAGGTTGTTCCCAGCCTCGACGAGGCCCGCGAGGGCGGCTACACGCGGATCACCCGCGTGGGCAACCGCAAGGGCGACAACGCCCCGATGGCAGTGATTGAGATTGTCACCGAGCGGGTTGCGAAGAAGGCCGTCGTCAAGGAAGCCACCCAGGCTACCAAGGCAGCTGCGAAGCCGGCCGCCAAGGAAGAGCCGACCGTGGAGGAACCGGCCGAAGAAGTGACCGAAGAGGTCACCGAAGCCGAAGAGGCCGCGGAAGAAGCCAAGTAG
- the rplM gene encoding 50S ribosomal protein L13, giving the protein MRTYSPKAGDADKKWYVIDATDQVLGRLSAQIAAILRGKNKATFAPHMDMGDYVIVINADKVVLTGNKLDQKKAYRHSGRPGGLKSVTYRELMAKNPERVIEKAVTGMLPHNSLGRAQAKKLHVYAGAEHPHASQQPTPYEIKQIAQ; this is encoded by the coding sequence GTGCGCACCTACTCACCCAAAGCAGGGGATGCTGACAAGAAGTGGTACGTTATCGACGCCACCGATCAGGTCCTCGGCCGCTTGTCGGCACAGATTGCGGCTATTCTGCGCGGCAAGAACAAGGCGACTTTCGCCCCCCACATGGACATGGGCGACTACGTCATTGTCATTAACGCCGACAAGGTCGTGCTGACCGGCAACAAGCTGGATCAGAAGAAGGCCTACCGTCACTCCGGCCGCCCCGGCGGTCTGAAGTCGGTCACCTACCGGGAGCTGATGGCGAAGAATCCCGAGCGGGTCATTGAAAAGGCCGTCACCGGCATGCTGCCTCACAACTCCCTGGGCCGGGCTCAGGCGAAGAAGCTGCATGTCTACGCTGGTGCCGAGCACCCGCACGCATCGCAGCAGCCGACCCCCTACGAAATCAAGCAGATCGCCCAGTAG
- a CDS encoding class C sortase, with amino-acid sequence MTAPTHVAGPPRLRRPWKFNWTATLIVLMGLIGVGVLMYPSTAAWWSQYHQSQLIGSYNQSVLQEPYPHNEDRLAEAHAYNQALTSGALTVGEHKPTTDGSANPTFDYWHLLSEPDVPLGRILFPAAEVDLPIYHGTSDEVLLKGVGHLEGTALPVGGADTHAVLAAHRGLASATMFDHLDQVQVGDTFTVQVLGEVLTYRVVSTQVVKPEDTKTIAPQPGRDLITLVTCTPLGINTHRVLVTGERVMPTPAEEVDRALNNSDLPGFPWWAVILGAAVIGGGLLIWRSGYPPKSKPSRKTQS; translated from the coding sequence TTGACAGCACCCACCCACGTGGCCGGCCCGCCCCGGTTGCGGCGTCCGTGGAAGTTCAATTGGACTGCCACCCTGATCGTGCTGATGGGTCTGATTGGGGTGGGGGTGCTGATGTACCCGAGCACGGCGGCCTGGTGGTCCCAGTACCATCAGTCGCAACTAATCGGCAGCTACAACCAGAGTGTGCTGCAGGAGCCGTATCCCCACAATGAGGACAGACTTGCCGAGGCGCACGCCTACAACCAGGCGCTGACCAGCGGCGCCCTGACGGTGGGGGAGCACAAGCCGACCACTGACGGCTCAGCCAATCCAACCTTCGACTACTGGCACCTGTTGTCCGAGCCGGACGTTCCGCTGGGGCGCATCCTGTTCCCAGCCGCCGAGGTTGATCTGCCGATCTACCACGGGACGAGCGACGAAGTCCTGCTGAAGGGCGTTGGACATCTGGAAGGGACCGCGTTGCCGGTGGGCGGAGCCGACACCCACGCCGTGCTGGCTGCACACCGGGGCTTGGCCTCGGCCACCATGTTTGACCACCTGGATCAGGTGCAGGTCGGCGACACCTTCACCGTGCAGGTGCTCGGGGAGGTGCTGACCTATCGAGTGGTCAGCACTCAGGTGGTGAAACCCGAAGATACAAAAACCATTGCCCCCCAGCCGGGGCGCGACCTGATCACGCTGGTGACCTGCACCCCGTTGGGAATCAACACTCATCGGGTGCTGGTGACCGGGGAACGGGTGATGCCCACCCCCGCCGAGGAGGTGGACCGCGCCCTGAACAACTCAGATTTGCCCGGCTTCCCCTGGTGGGCGGTCATTTTGGGCGCAGCTGTAATCGGGGGCGGGCTGTTGATTTGGCGCTCCGGCTACCCGCCAAAGTCAAAGCCCAGCCGGAAAACACAGTCGTAG
- the glmM gene encoding phosphoglucosamine mutase, with product MARLFGTDGVRGLANRTITAQLAVHLGEAAGRRLAGERKPDGSKPRAVIGRDTRVSGEFLDCAIAAGLAAAGVDVVRVGVVATPTVAFLSAHEPDIDLGVMISASHNPMPDNGIKFFAHGGFKLDDSIEDEIEALLGQDWERPVGADVGEIWEDPELAEKTYVEHLVRACGANLAGLRIAVDCANGGASRLGPEALRAAGADVVVINASPDGRNINDACGSTHPEQLQAITVSAAADFGVAYDGDADRCLAVDAAGNLVDGDQIMGALALDLKRQGKLHDDTLVVTVMSNLGLLLAMKELGVKTVQTAVGDRYVLEAMLEGGYSLGGEQSGHVIASAHATTGDGILTSLLLARVIKESGRSLAELVADIPRLPQTLINVPGVDRQRVDDPGLQARVREVEADLGDTGRVLLRPSGTEPVVRVMVEAATQDQADEAANRLVEAVREHLAL from the coding sequence ATGGCCCGACTATTTGGCACAGACGGCGTGCGGGGACTGGCAAACCGAACCATCACCGCCCAATTGGCCGTTCACCTGGGAGAGGCTGCCGGTCGGCGCCTGGCGGGGGAACGGAAGCCGGACGGATCCAAGCCTCGTGCGGTCATTGGGCGCGACACGCGCGTCTCCGGTGAGTTCCTCGACTGTGCGATTGCGGCGGGCCTGGCGGCCGCCGGCGTCGATGTGGTCCGCGTCGGGGTGGTGGCCACGCCGACCGTGGCTTTCCTCTCCGCTCACGAGCCTGACATTGACCTCGGGGTGATGATCTCCGCCTCGCACAACCCGATGCCGGACAACGGGATCAAGTTCTTTGCCCACGGGGGCTTCAAACTGGACGACTCAATCGAAGACGAAATTGAGGCTCTGCTTGGGCAGGACTGGGAGCGCCCGGTTGGGGCCGACGTCGGGGAAATCTGGGAGGACCCGGAACTGGCAGAGAAAACCTACGTCGAGCACCTGGTGCGCGCGTGCGGCGCCAACCTGGCGGGCCTCCGGATTGCGGTGGACTGCGCCAACGGGGGTGCCTCTCGGCTCGGCCCGGAGGCGCTGCGGGCGGCCGGGGCCGACGTGGTCGTCATCAACGCCTCGCCTGACGGTCGCAACATCAACGACGCGTGCGGCTCCACCCACCCCGAGCAGCTGCAGGCCATCACCGTGTCGGCCGCCGCCGATTTCGGGGTGGCTTACGACGGCGATGCGGATCGCTGCCTGGCGGTGGATGCGGCCGGGAACCTGGTCGACGGGGACCAGATCATGGGGGCGCTGGCCCTGGACCTGAAACGGCAGGGAAAACTGCACGACGACACCCTGGTGGTAACCGTGATGAGCAACCTGGGGTTGCTGCTGGCGATGAAGGAACTGGGGGTGAAGACAGTCCAAACCGCAGTGGGGGACCGCTACGTCCTTGAGGCCATGCTGGAGGGCGGCTACTCCCTCGGTGGGGAGCAGTCCGGGCACGTGATCGCCTCGGCCCACGCCACCACTGGGGATGGAATCTTGACCTCGCTGCTGCTGGCTCGGGTGATCAAAGAGTCGGGTAGGTCGCTGGCTGAGCTGGTGGCCGACATTCCGCGCCTGCCCCAAACTCTGATCAACGTCCCGGGGGTCGACCGCCAGCGGGTGGACGATCCCGGCTTGCAGGCCCGCGTGCGCGAGGTGGAAGCCGACCTGGGCGACACCGGGCGGGTGCTGCTGCGCCCCTCCGGGACCGAGCCGGTGGTCCGGGTGATGGTGGAAGCCGCCACCCAGGACCAGGCGGACGAGGCGGCCAACCGCCTGGTGGAGGCGGTCCGGGAACACCTGGCGCTCTAG
- the infA gene encoding translation initiation factor IF-1 — translation MAKKDGVIEVEGRVIEALPNAMFRVELENGHIVLGYISGKMRQHYIRILPDDRVVVELSPYDLSRGRIVYRYK, via the coding sequence ATGGCTAAGAAAGACGGAGTAATCGAGGTCGAGGGACGGGTTATTGAAGCCCTGCCCAACGCCATGTTCCGTGTGGAATTGGAGAACGGGCACATTGTGCTCGGCTACATTTCCGGCAAGATGCGCCAGCACTACATCCGGATTCTTCCTGATGACCGTGTTGTCGTGGAACTCAGCCCATACGATCTCTCCCGGGGTCGTATTGTCTACCGCTACAAGTAA
- the rpmJ gene encoding 50S ribosomal protein L36, with protein MKVKPSVKKICDKCKVIRRHGNVMVICENPRHKQRQG; from the coding sequence ATGAAGGTTAAACCGAGCGTGAAGAAGATCTGTGACAAGTGCAAGGTGATTCGTCGCCACGGCAACGTCATGGTGATCTGCGAAAACCCACGCCACAAGCAGCGTCAGGGCTAG
- the rpsM gene encoding 30S ribosomal protein S13, producing MARIAGVDLPREKRMEIALTYIYGIGRTRSQETLAATGVSPDLRVKDATEEDLVKLRNYIDQNFQVEGDLRREVQADIRRKIEIGCYQGLRHRRGLPVRGQRTKTNARTRKGPKRTVAGKKKA from the coding sequence ATGGCACGTATTGCCGGCGTTGACCTCCCGCGTGAAAAGCGGATGGAGATCGCGCTTACCTACATTTACGGCATTGGTCGTACCCGTTCCCAGGAGACTCTGGCCGCTACCGGCGTGAGCCCGGATTTGCGCGTCAAGGACGCCACCGAAGAGGACCTGGTCAAACTGCGGAACTACATCGACCAGAACTTCCAGGTGGAAGGCGACCTTCGGCGTGAGGTTCAAGCTGACATTCGCCGCAAGATTGAGATTGGCTGCTACCAGGGCCTGCGTCACCGGCGCGGCCTGCCCGTGCGCGGACAGCGCACCAAGACCAACGCGCGGACCCGCAAGGGCCCCAAGCGCACCGTGGCCGGTAAGAAGAAGGCCTAG
- a CDS encoding DUF4190 domain-containing protein gives MTDPTNQGLPPQAPTPQQPTYPSPPPYPPAGYAQPQTYAYLPVTPPTDGFSVAALVLGILGFNIIAIIFGIIGLNRTADGRYSGRGFAIAGIVLGAVYLVAIILAFIFFFSIMGAALATG, from the coding sequence TTGACTGACCCGACTAATCAGGGCCTCCCGCCCCAGGCACCCACCCCCCAGCAGCCCACCTACCCCTCACCCCCTCCGTACCCGCCAGCGGGGTACGCCCAGCCGCAGACCTACGCCTATCTGCCGGTGACACCGCCAACAGACGGTTTCTCGGTGGCAGCCCTGGTGCTCGGCATCCTTGGGTTCAACATCATCGCCATCATTTTCGGAATCATCGGCCTCAACCGAACCGCCGACGGTCGCTACAGCGGACGCGGGTTCGCCATCGCCGGAATCGTCCTGGGCGCCGTCTACCTGGTGGCCATCATTTTGGCCTTCATCTTCTTCTTCTCGATTATGGGAGCCGCCCTTGCCACGGGGTAA